The Alicyclobacillus vulcanalis genome includes a region encoding these proteins:
- a CDS encoding RNA polymerase sigma factor, with the protein MNGELSDDMLLAAIARGQRDALEALYDRFARLVYGFAYRVTGNASHAEEIVQDVFVKVWRQAHAYNPTLGKVSTWLLTIARRSAIDLHRRERRQQHESGEEWFPVLPDHAPTPDRLAEQSDLRSRLRQALGKLPEEQRQVVEWMYFQGYTQNEIAEHFGWSLGTVKSRARLAMQKLRDELQRVGWEVEGRG; encoded by the coding sequence ATGAACGGTGAGCTGTCCGACGACATGTTGCTTGCCGCCATTGCGCGCGGGCAGCGGGACGCGCTCGAGGCGCTCTACGATCGGTTTGCGCGCCTCGTGTACGGATTCGCCTACCGCGTGACGGGAAACGCCTCGCACGCCGAAGAGATCGTGCAGGACGTGTTCGTCAAGGTATGGCGCCAGGCGCATGCCTATAATCCCACGCTCGGCAAGGTCTCCACTTGGCTGTTGACCATCGCGCGCCGATCCGCGATCGACCTCCACCGCCGCGAGCGGCGTCAACAGCATGAGTCGGGTGAAGAATGGTTTCCCGTGCTGCCGGATCACGCCCCCACGCCGGATCGCTTGGCTGAGCAGAGCGATCTGCGATCTCGCCTGCGCCAGGCGCTCGGGAAGCTTCCCGAGGAACAACGCCAGGTTGTGGAATGGATGTACTTTCAAGGTTATACGCAAAACGAGATCGCGGAGCATTTCGGCTGGTCCCTCGGGACGGTGAAGAGTCGCGCACGGCTTGCGATGCAGAAGTTGCGCGATGAACTGCAGCGCGTCGGATGGGAGGTGGAGGGCCGTGGCTGA
- a CDS encoding HPr family phosphocarrier protein: MTVAQREIQLNNPSGLHARPASLFVAEANKYRSDIVLEAKGKRINAKSILGLLSLAIGQGTVIKIEATGDDAEQAVNALCDLVASGFGE; encoded by the coding sequence ATGACTGTGGCACAGCGGGAAATTCAGCTGAACAACCCTTCGGGCCTTCACGCCCGTCCAGCTTCGCTGTTTGTGGCGGAGGCCAACAAGTATCGCTCCGACATCGTCCTCGAGGCCAAGGGCAAGCGGATCAACGCCAAGAGCATCCTCGGGCTGTTGTCCCTCGCCATCGGGCAGGGCACCGTCATCAAGATTGAGGCCACGGGCGACGACGCGGAACAGGCCGTGAACGCCTTGTGCGATCTCGTCGCATCGGGCTTCGGCGAGTGA
- a CDS encoding mannitol-1-phosphate 5-dehydrogenase: MKRALHFGAGNIGRGFIGWLLKQAGFEVTFADVVPDLVSEIAEKRSYRVIELGEHKRVVPVDGVDACLLGTERCVELAASSDWITTAVGVRHLGGVAEVLAEGFRRRMQARLDGDVIVIACENAVRATSELRRQVYARADESLAAFLNERVRFLDAAVDRIAPHREGHAEEVLDCVVESYYEWVVEGSPVPGAPDGITWVADLGPYLERKLYLVNGAHAAAAYLAHLRGIATIGEALADPFIRAHVERFQCEAAGGLAHRHAGFALADLAAYAEKVRVRFANPYVIDHVARVGRDPLRKLAPGERLVGPLMAAAAAGLDTSAIQEAVASALLYSDASDAAAVELQRRLKAEGVEQVVREVCGLEGQLFEGVIDAYRALKNRLRESI; the protein is encoded by the coding sequence ATGAAGCGGGCGCTCCACTTTGGCGCGGGCAACATCGGCCGCGGGTTCATCGGTTGGCTGCTCAAGCAGGCGGGCTTCGAGGTGACGTTTGCGGATGTCGTGCCGGACCTCGTGAGCGAGATTGCGGAAAAGCGCAGTTACCGCGTCATCGAGTTAGGCGAGCACAAGCGGGTGGTCCCGGTGGACGGCGTGGACGCGTGTCTGCTCGGGACAGAGCGGTGCGTCGAACTCGCCGCGTCGAGCGATTGGATCACCACCGCGGTCGGGGTTCGCCATCTCGGCGGTGTCGCGGAGGTGCTGGCGGAGGGCTTCCGCCGCCGAATGCAGGCGCGGTTGGACGGGGACGTGATCGTCATCGCGTGTGAGAACGCCGTGCGCGCGACGTCCGAGTTGCGGCGTCAGGTGTACGCGCGGGCCGACGAGTCGCTCGCCGCGTTTTTGAACGAGCGCGTGCGCTTCCTCGATGCCGCGGTGGACCGCATTGCGCCCCATCGAGAGGGGCATGCGGAAGAGGTGCTCGACTGCGTGGTCGAATCGTATTACGAGTGGGTGGTCGAGGGAAGCCCCGTGCCCGGCGCGCCGGATGGCATCACGTGGGTGGCCGATCTCGGCCCCTACTTGGAGCGCAAGTTGTATCTCGTAAACGGCGCACACGCCGCCGCGGCCTACCTCGCGCACCTGCGCGGCATCGCGACCATCGGCGAGGCGCTCGCGGACCCCTTCATCCGCGCGCACGTCGAGCGGTTCCAGTGCGAGGCAGCGGGCGGGCTTGCGCATCGCCATGCCGGATTTGCGCTCGCCGATCTCGCCGCGTACGCCGAGAAGGTGCGCGTGCGCTTCGCGAACCCCTATGTGATCGACCACGTCGCGCGCGTCGGGCGCGACCCGCTGCGCAAGTTGGCGCCCGGCGAGCGGCTCGTAGGTCCCCTCATGGCGGCGGCCGCCGCCGGGCTCGACACCTCGGCCATCCAAGAGGCCGTGGCGTCCGCGCTCCTCTACTCGGATGCGTCCGACGCCGCGGCGGTGGAACTGCAGCGGCGGCTGAAGGCGGAGGGCGTGGAACAGGTGGTTCGCGAGGTGTGCGGCCTCGAGGGACAGCTCTTCGAGGGCGTGATCGACGCGTACCGCGCACTGAAGAATCGCCTACGTGAATCCATTTGA
- a CDS encoding PTS sugar transporter subunit IIA, with translation MVRLDARHVALRLERESKEDAIRRVGQMLVDLGHVEPPYVDSMLAREASTSTYIGNGIAIPHGMPDATAYIRTSGIVVAQYPNGVDFGGEEAFLVIGIAGKGEEHMELLSQIATVCMDEANVARLVRASSAEEMAAILESAS, from the coding sequence ATGGTACGATTGGACGCTCGGCATGTGGCGCTGAGACTGGAACGGGAGTCGAAGGAGGACGCCATCCGGCGGGTGGGCCAGATGTTGGTCGATCTCGGCCACGTGGAGCCTCCGTATGTGGACAGCATGCTCGCGCGGGAGGCGTCGACGAGCACGTACATCGGCAATGGCATCGCCATCCCGCACGGCATGCCCGACGCCACCGCCTACATTCGCACATCGGGCATCGTCGTGGCGCAGTATCCGAACGGCGTGGACTTTGGGGGCGAAGAGGCGTTCTTGGTGATCGGCATCGCCGGCAAGGGCGAGGAGCACATGGAGCTCTTATCGCAAATTGCCACGGTCTGCATGGACGAGGCCAACGTCGCGCGGCTGGTGCGCGCGTCGTCCGCGGAGGAGATGGCCGCCATTTTGGAGAGTGCGTCATGA
- a CDS encoding amidase gives MLDEWLDCDATELAMWVRTKQVKPRELVEAAIERIEALNPALNAVIHKRYEKALAEAEHVDLDGPLAGVPVLAKDVHQDIAGEPMTLGSKAYRSYIAKQDAHVVRQLRRAGAIFLGMTNVPEFALMAITEPAAYGPTRNPWNLELTPGGSSGGSAAAVAAGMTPIAGASDGGGSIRIPAAYCGLFGLKPTRGRTPIGPKLGRHWLGASVNHVLTRSVRDSAAALDCLMMEEKAAAFSVAPSPERYVDVIARPLQKRLRVAFSTESPLGTPVDSACAEAVVRAVRLLESEGHEVEERPAPVDGRRLAESYMLMYFGEMGAAMKELQAVLGRKPVPSDVEPVTWLLAALGRSVSAADMVASLREWDLAAAQMEAFHETYDVYITPTTAMPPARIGELALKPGEAALARWSHRLGIGRLLRRAGLVDQLIETSLMRTPFTQLANLTGQPAMSLPVFRSTDGVPLGVQVMAARGREDLLLQLAAWFEQTPLWIDVRDNPLFRAQARAGESSS, from the coding sequence GTGCTGGACGAATGGTTGGACTGCGACGCGACAGAACTTGCGATGTGGGTTCGCACGAAGCAGGTGAAGCCGCGGGAGCTTGTCGAGGCGGCCATCGAGCGCATCGAGGCGCTGAATCCCGCGCTGAACGCGGTCATCCACAAGCGGTACGAAAAGGCGCTCGCCGAGGCGGAGCATGTCGATTTGGACGGGCCCCTCGCCGGAGTGCCCGTGCTCGCCAAAGATGTGCATCAGGACATCGCGGGCGAGCCCATGACGTTGGGATCGAAGGCCTATCGCTCCTACATCGCGAAACAGGATGCGCACGTTGTGCGGCAGTTGCGACGCGCCGGCGCCATCTTTCTCGGAATGACGAATGTGCCGGAGTTCGCACTGATGGCCATCACGGAGCCGGCTGCGTACGGTCCCACGCGCAATCCGTGGAATCTCGAGCTCACACCCGGTGGATCGAGTGGAGGCTCGGCGGCCGCTGTGGCCGCCGGGATGACGCCCATCGCGGGCGCGAGTGACGGCGGCGGATCCATTCGCATTCCGGCGGCTTACTGCGGGCTTTTTGGCCTGAAACCGACGCGCGGGCGCACGCCCATCGGGCCGAAGCTGGGCAGGCACTGGCTCGGCGCGTCGGTGAATCATGTGCTCACGCGGAGTGTGCGCGACAGCGCGGCAGCCTTGGACTGCTTGATGATGGAGGAGAAGGCGGCCGCGTTTTCGGTAGCGCCATCGCCTGAGCGCTACGTGGACGTGATCGCACGCCCGCTGCAGAAACGATTGCGCGTTGCGTTTTCTACGGAATCGCCGCTTGGCACGCCCGTGGATTCGGCGTGCGCCGAGGCTGTCGTCCGCGCCGTGCGGCTTCTCGAGTCTGAGGGGCATGAGGTCGAGGAGCGGCCGGCGCCGGTCGATGGGCGCCGGCTGGCGGAGAGCTACATGTTGATGTATTTCGGCGAGATGGGCGCGGCCATGAAGGAGCTGCAGGCCGTCCTCGGCCGAAAACCGGTGCCGAGTGACGTGGAGCCGGTGACGTGGCTCTTAGCTGCGCTCGGGAGGTCTGTATCGGCTGCGGACATGGTGGCGAGCCTTCGCGAATGGGATTTGGCTGCAGCTCAAATGGAAGCGTTTCACGAAACGTACGACGTCTACATCACGCCGACGACGGCGATGCCGCCGGCTCGGATAGGCGAACTCGCCCTGAAACCGGGCGAGGCTGCACTCGCGAGGTGGTCGCATCGCTTGGGCATCGGCAGGCTGCTGCGGCGGGCGGGCTTGGTCGATCAGCTCATCGAGACGAGCCTGATGCGGACGCCTTTCACGCAGCTCGCCAATCTGACGGGCCAGCCAGCGATGTCTCTACCCGTGTTCAGGTCGACGGACGGCGTGCCTCTCGGCGTCCAGGTCATGGCCGCGCGCGGCCGCGAAGATCTCCTCCTGCAGCTGGCGGCTTGGTTTGAACAGACGCCGCTGTGGATCGACGTTCGGGACAACCCGCTGTTTCGCGCGCAAGCCCGCGCCGGCGAAAGCTCTTCGTGA
- a CDS encoding BglG family transcription antiterminator, with protein MANDLTDRQKLLLIELMRSQDGLDPSLLAQRWDVSRRTLQRDLRAVAGWLRPFRARIENQGGRLRLLASPQTQRRVEAALGPVGERAAVVSPKQRAALVALWLLADPGPLKLAYLGRVLDAAPASLSGDLNDLAPWLRARHLLIVRRQGFGVLIDGGEVPRRETMADIVYEQLAPYQLARMVVQEGDLSHPVARWLVHAVPAPVLAAIAQVVESVLDAAQPPIEEADRFEVWLYAVIQYLRVQRGGVVQAAEVTEAARPGDVAMAKELVSGLSEATGLRALAVEPEIRYMARHLAGLRVHLDDDFRLLPSNVTALDLAHRFARAAEDAAQVPFASDEVLVSGLAQHLGPALDRIRAGLPIRNPLVEMVKARYPDLFAAARQAALEVFSPHGLDVPDEEVGFLAMHLGAARERRLAEDKWRAVIVCPHGLSSARLLASRVRNELPELVVSQVASARSLADVNADLVLSTVSLPEAGVPTVVVSPFLTEEDVRAVRLALSKLGRKERLASAKGGPSSEPSWALRIASSASVDMLEGRSMDEVIRLVGDHLVRLGRAAEAGPIVTAIERRERLGSVVLPGRQLAVLHARTDGIDGPHIGVYRLTAPVEVRGIGGDEPVSVVLVLLARVEEDARAIECLGRISAALVESEGLVEVLKSAGTEDVRARLYDAMVRMGSE; from the coding sequence ATGGCGAACGACCTGACGGATCGCCAGAAGCTTTTGCTCATCGAGCTCATGCGGTCACAAGATGGCCTGGATCCATCCCTGCTCGCGCAACGATGGGACGTCAGCCGCCGGACGCTGCAGCGCGATCTGCGCGCTGTGGCGGGCTGGCTGCGCCCGTTTCGGGCGCGGATCGAAAACCAGGGCGGGCGCCTCCGGCTGCTGGCTTCGCCGCAAACGCAAAGGCGCGTCGAGGCGGCGCTCGGCCCGGTGGGCGAGCGGGCGGCGGTGGTCTCGCCCAAGCAGCGTGCGGCGCTCGTCGCGCTGTGGTTGCTCGCGGATCCCGGCCCGCTCAAACTTGCGTATCTCGGCCGCGTGTTGGATGCCGCGCCAGCCAGTTTGAGCGGCGACTTGAACGATCTCGCCCCGTGGCTGCGCGCGCGGCACCTTCTCATCGTGCGCCGACAAGGGTTTGGCGTGTTGATCGACGGCGGCGAGGTGCCGAGGCGCGAAACGATGGCTGACATCGTCTACGAACAGCTGGCCCCGTATCAATTGGCCCGCATGGTGGTTCAGGAAGGCGATCTCAGCCATCCCGTCGCGCGTTGGCTCGTCCACGCCGTCCCCGCCCCGGTGCTCGCGGCAATCGCGCAGGTGGTCGAGAGCGTGTTGGACGCGGCGCAGCCGCCCATTGAGGAGGCGGATCGGTTTGAGGTCTGGCTCTACGCGGTCATCCAGTACCTGCGCGTTCAGCGCGGGGGCGTGGTGCAGGCGGCGGAGGTGACCGAGGCCGCGAGGCCAGGCGACGTGGCGATGGCCAAGGAGCTGGTGTCGGGCCTGTCCGAGGCCACCGGCTTGCGCGCCTTGGCCGTTGAACCGGAGATTCGCTACATGGCGAGACATCTCGCCGGCTTGCGCGTGCACCTGGACGACGATTTTCGCCTCCTCCCCTCGAACGTGACGGCGCTCGATCTCGCCCATCGGTTTGCCCGCGCAGCGGAGGATGCGGCTCAGGTTCCATTCGCGTCTGACGAGGTCCTGGTGAGCGGCTTGGCGCAACACCTGGGGCCCGCACTGGATCGGATTCGCGCGGGCCTTCCCATCCGCAACCCGCTCGTCGAGATGGTGAAGGCGCGATACCCAGATCTGTTCGCGGCCGCGCGTCAGGCCGCGCTGGAGGTTTTCTCGCCGCACGGCCTTGACGTGCCTGACGAGGAAGTGGGGTTTCTGGCGATGCACCTGGGGGCCGCGCGAGAGCGCCGGTTGGCCGAGGACAAGTGGCGCGCCGTGATCGTGTGCCCGCATGGGTTGAGCTCGGCCAGGCTTTTGGCCAGCCGCGTCCGCAATGAGCTTCCGGAGCTTGTGGTGTCTCAGGTGGCCTCGGCGCGGTCGCTGGCGGATGTGAACGCAGACCTCGTGCTCTCGACGGTTTCGCTGCCGGAGGCGGGTGTGCCGACTGTGGTCGTGTCGCCGTTCCTCACGGAGGAAGACGTGCGCGCGGTGCGGCTTGCGCTCTCCAAGCTCGGGCGCAAGGAGCGATTGGCGAGTGCGAAGGGTGGCCCGAGCAGCGAACCCTCGTGGGCGCTCCGCATCGCGTCTTCCGCGAGCGTCGATATGCTCGAGGGTCGCTCGATGGACGAGGTGATTCGGCTCGTCGGGGATCACCTGGTCCGCCTTGGGCGGGCGGCGGAAGCCGGGCCAATTGTCACGGCCATCGAGCGCAGGGAACGATTGGGCAGCGTCGTGTTGCCAGGGCGACAATTGGCCGTTTTGCACGCCAGGACGGACGGGATCGACGGGCCGCATATCGGGGTGTATCGCTTGACCGCCCCGGTAGAGGTGCGCGGGATCGGAGGCGACGAGCCCGTTTCCGTGGTGCTCGTGCTCTTGGCGCGCGTGGAGGAAGACGCGCGCGCCATCGAATGTCTCGGCCGAATCTCCGCTGCGCTCGTCGAATCGGAGGGTCTGGTGGAAGTGCTGAAGTCGGCCGGCACTGAAGATGTCCGTGCGCGTCTCTACGACGCCATGGTTCGCATGGGGAGTGAATGA
- a CDS encoding PTS mannitol transporter subunit IICB, which yields MATQVAAQPLASSGRARAAMQKFGGFLAGMVMPNIPAFIAWGLITAFFIPTGWTPNAKLDQLVSPMVSFLIPVLIGFTGGRLVHGIRGGVVGAIATAGVAIGASQPMFIGAMIMGPLGGYLIKQFDRAVEGRIRAGFEMLVNTFSAGILGGALAILGFLAVQPIMDRVSAWLGAAAVWVTNAHLLPLIAIFIEPGKVLFLNNAINHGILEPIGVEQAKQAGKSIFFLLETDPGPGLGLLLAYWAFAKGAIRQSAPGAILIQFFGGIHEVYFPYVLMRPILVLAVILGGMAADTTFMVLHAGLVATPSPGSIFAEIAMTPKGGYFPVLSGIFVGALVSFLVASFFIRRSRDDMDESTLAFAQAVVQDMKAQSKFAPSASTTATAEAPVEQVALTGLPQAVYFACEAGMGSSAMGASILKKRLQEAGYDIPVHHVPVNQLPSTAEVVFTQASFETRARQVAPNAKIYLVQNFLNKATYDQLIEDLNRLKG from the coding sequence GTGGCGACGCAGGTTGCAGCGCAGCCCCTCGCATCGAGCGGACGGGCACGGGCCGCCATGCAAAAGTTTGGCGGCTTTCTGGCGGGCATGGTCATGCCCAACATTCCGGCGTTCATCGCGTGGGGACTCATCACCGCGTTTTTCATTCCGACGGGCTGGACGCCCAATGCGAAACTCGACCAGCTGGTCTCGCCCATGGTGTCCTTTCTCATCCCGGTCCTGATTGGTTTCACGGGAGGGCGCCTCGTGCACGGCATTCGCGGCGGCGTGGTGGGAGCCATTGCCACTGCGGGGGTCGCCATCGGGGCTTCGCAGCCGATGTTCATCGGCGCGATGATCATGGGGCCGCTCGGCGGCTATCTCATCAAGCAGTTCGATCGCGCCGTCGAGGGGCGCATCCGCGCTGGCTTTGAGATGTTGGTGAACACGTTTTCCGCAGGCATCCTGGGCGGTGCGCTTGCCATTCTCGGCTTCTTGGCGGTGCAACCGATCATGGACCGCGTGTCCGCCTGGCTCGGCGCGGCGGCCGTATGGGTCACCAACGCGCATCTGCTTCCGCTCATTGCCATTTTTATCGAGCCTGGCAAGGTGCTGTTTTTGAACAACGCCATCAACCACGGTATTCTTGAACCCATCGGCGTTGAACAGGCCAAGCAGGCCGGGAAGTCGATTTTCTTCCTGCTCGAGACGGATCCCGGCCCGGGCCTCGGACTCCTCCTGGCCTACTGGGCGTTCGCCAAGGGCGCGATTCGTCAATCGGCACCTGGCGCGATTCTCATTCAGTTTTTCGGGGGCATTCATGAGGTGTACTTCCCGTACGTGCTCATGCGACCCATTCTCGTCCTCGCCGTGATCTTGGGCGGCATGGCAGCCGACACGACCTTCATGGTCTTGCACGCAGGACTCGTGGCGACGCCGTCGCCCGGCAGCATCTTTGCCGAGATCGCCATGACGCCGAAGGGCGGTTACTTCCCGGTCTTGTCCGGGATCTTCGTCGGCGCTCTGGTGTCGTTTTTGGTCGCTTCCTTCTTCATCCGCCGCTCGCGCGACGACATGGATGAGAGCACGCTCGCGTTCGCGCAGGCGGTCGTGCAGGACATGAAGGCTCAGTCGAAGTTTGCGCCGTCCGCATCCACCACCGCGACCGCCGAGGCGCCTGTCGAGCAAGTGGCGCTGACGGGCCTGCCTCAGGCCGTGTACTTCGCCTGCGAAGCCGGCATGGGATCGAGTGCGATGGGCGCGTCCATTCTCAAGAAGAGGCTGCAGGAAGCGGGTTACGACATCCCGGTGCATCACGTGCCGGTGAATCAGCTGCCCTCGACGGCCGAGGTCGTCTTCACGCAGGCGAGCTTCGAGACGCGCGCCCGCCAGGTGGCGCCGAACGCCAAAATCTATCTGGTGCAGAACTTCTTGAACAAAGCGACCTATGATCAGCTGATCGAAGACCTGAACCGGCTGAAGGGATGA
- a CDS encoding anti-sigma factor: MADKMCELCALYALGGLDDAERLAFEEHLATCADCQAELAQMTPIADALLYDFEELEPPQELRQRVLAAAFAEERTETAAPTAPMGVPVRHEDAGETLTEAPSATPSQEPRVEAWSARRERRRMRTWWVAPWAALVLVAAGLGWSLHRVTPSETIGEVKTQVQLAPTAGMGSAKMWVISSPQGQEMLIRFHGLKRPVGSQVYQVWVIRNGQPPQSAGVFVPDAQGNAVFASLMPNEPVNIVAVTLEPKAIDVRPLGTMVFKAQLST; encoded by the coding sequence GTGGCTGACAAGATGTGCGAACTGTGCGCGCTGTACGCCCTTGGCGGCCTGGACGATGCCGAACGGCTTGCGTTCGAAGAGCATTTGGCCACATGCGCGGACTGCCAGGCCGAACTGGCCCAGATGACGCCCATTGCCGACGCTTTGCTGTACGACTTTGAGGAATTGGAGCCTCCCCAGGAACTGCGCCAACGAGTCCTGGCGGCGGCCTTTGCGGAGGAACGAACGGAGACGGCGGCTCCAACGGCTCCGATGGGTGTGCCCGTGCGTCACGAGGACGCCGGAGAGACTTTGACGGAGGCGCCGAGCGCCACACCGTCGCAAGAGCCGCGTGTTGAGGCTTGGTCTGCGCGCCGCGAGCGGCGCCGCATGCGAACGTGGTGGGTCGCGCCGTGGGCTGCGCTCGTCCTGGTAGCGGCCGGGCTCGGCTGGTCGCTGCACCGAGTGACGCCGTCCGAGACCATCGGTGAAGTCAAAACCCAGGTCCAGCTCGCGCCGACGGCCGGCATGGGAAGCGCCAAGATGTGGGTCATCTCGTCACCGCAGGGCCAGGAGATGTTGATTCGCTTCCACGGGCTCAAGCGGCCGGTTGGCTCGCAGGTGTATCAGGTTTGGGTCATTCGCAATGGACAGCCGCCGCAATCGGCGGGGGTGTTTGTTCCGGATGCGCAGGGGAACGCCGTGTTTGCCTCGCTGATGCCGAATGAGCCGGTGAACATCGTCGCGGTCACCCTCGAGCCGAAGGCCATCGACGTGCGCCCGCTCGGCACCATGGTGTTTAAGGCGCAGCTCTCGACGTGA
- the ptsP gene encoding phosphoenolpyruvate--protein phosphotransferase, with the protein MGTVYRGVAASDGKAVGKAWVLGSSAPSVTREEGRDPEREWARVEQAIATAKAELEALRQATLEKLGEAEAQLFVAHAQMLEDPELADQIRQLLSAERVNAEWAVKCVIDAMAGLFDALDDEYMRQRAADIRDVGGRLIRQLQGGAGASVADVAEPVVLVAHDLAPSDTVQLDPTRVLAFVTDVGGRTSHTAIMARSLGIPAVVGLGDITARVEAGQVLAVDGSEGVVQVAPDEAELARFRADALRQREERTRLEALRTAESVTPDGRKVEIAGNIGMPGEAAQVLAQGGEGIGLFRSEFLYMNRGEAPSEEEQFEAYRQVAEAMDGRPVIVRTLDVGGDKGIPYLGLPHEENPFLGYRAIRVCLDQRELFAAQLRAILRASHYGKLRVMFPMIATVEEVRAAKRALEEAKQALRREGTPFDEGIEVGIMIEVPAAAVIADRLAQEVDFFSIGTNDLVQYTLACDRLNERIRHLYQPLNPSVLRLVKMVIDGAHAHGKWVGMCGELAGDPRATAILLGLGLDEFSMSAGSILRVRDVVRKTRYEDAKSLARRALEADTEADVLKLVEI; encoded by the coding sequence ATGGGCACCGTGTACCGCGGCGTCGCCGCGTCGGACGGAAAAGCGGTGGGCAAGGCGTGGGTGCTCGGCTCAAGCGCGCCTTCAGTGACACGAGAAGAGGGGCGAGATCCCGAGCGGGAGTGGGCGCGCGTCGAACAAGCCATCGCCACCGCGAAGGCCGAGCTTGAAGCCCTCCGGCAGGCGACGCTCGAAAAGCTCGGCGAAGCCGAGGCTCAGCTGTTTGTCGCCCACGCCCAGATGCTCGAGGACCCCGAACTCGCAGATCAAATTCGCCAGCTGCTTTCGGCCGAGCGCGTCAACGCCGAGTGGGCCGTCAAGTGCGTGATCGACGCCATGGCGGGGCTGTTTGACGCGCTCGACGACGAATACATGCGCCAGCGCGCGGCCGACATCCGCGACGTCGGCGGCCGCTTGATTCGCCAGCTCCAGGGCGGGGCAGGGGCGTCGGTGGCGGACGTCGCAGAGCCCGTCGTGCTCGTCGCGCACGATCTCGCCCCGTCCGACACCGTGCAACTCGATCCGACGCGCGTGCTCGCGTTCGTGACGGATGTGGGCGGGCGAACGTCGCACACCGCCATCATGGCGAGATCGCTCGGGATCCCTGCGGTGGTGGGCCTCGGCGACATCACCGCGCGCGTGGAGGCTGGACAGGTTCTCGCGGTCGACGGCAGCGAAGGCGTCGTGCAGGTGGCGCCGGATGAGGCCGAACTCGCGCGGTTTCGGGCGGACGCGCTGCGCCAGCGAGAGGAGCGCACGCGCCTCGAGGCGCTCCGCACAGCGGAATCCGTCACGCCAGACGGGCGCAAGGTCGAGATCGCCGGGAATATCGGCATGCCTGGCGAAGCGGCGCAGGTGTTGGCGCAAGGGGGCGAGGGCATCGGGCTCTTCCGGTCCGAGTTCCTTTATATGAATCGCGGCGAAGCTCCGAGCGAGGAGGAGCAGTTTGAGGCTTACCGGCAGGTGGCGGAGGCGATGGACGGGCGCCCGGTGATTGTCCGCACGCTCGACGTCGGCGGCGACAAGGGCATTCCCTACCTCGGCTTGCCGCACGAGGAGAATCCGTTTCTCGGGTATCGGGCCATCCGGGTTTGCCTGGATCAGCGGGAGCTGTTCGCCGCTCAACTTCGCGCCATCCTGCGCGCGTCGCACTACGGCAAGCTGCGCGTGATGTTCCCGATGATTGCCACCGTGGAAGAGGTGCGGGCCGCGAAGCGGGCCTTGGAAGAGGCCAAACAGGCGCTGCGCCGCGAGGGCACGCCCTTCGACGAGGGGATCGAAGTCGGCATCATGATCGAAGTTCCCGCCGCTGCCGTGATCGCAGACCGCCTGGCCCAGGAGGTCGACTTTTTCTCGATTGGCACGAACGATCTCGTCCAGTACACACTGGCGTGCGATCGGCTGAACGAGCGCATTCGTCACCTCTATCAGCCGCTCAACCCGAGCGTGCTGCGCCTGGTGAAGATGGTGATCGACGGGGCGCATGCGCACGGCAAGTGGGTGGGGATGTGCGGCGAATTAGCGGGCGATCCGCGCGCGACGGCCATCCTCCTCGGCCTCGGGCTCGATGAGTTCAGCATGAGCGCCGGCTCCATCCTCAGGGTGCGCGATGTCGTGCGCAAGACGCGCTACGAAGACGCCAAGTCGCTCGCGAGGCGGGCGCTCGAAGCGGACACGGAGGCCGACGTCTTGAAGCTCGTCGAAATTTGA